The Candidatus Poribacteria bacterium nucleotide sequence TCGGCCATCCTCATCAGATGATTTGTCACCTCAGCCGATACATATTCCTCTCCGCAATTTCCACAGATTTGAGCGGGGACGTTCTGAAAAACGATCGTCACTCCCTTCCGTTCCAAGGTAACGGTAGTATAGCCTTTACGGGTTTCCCCCTTCTTGCAGATGACACATCTCATGGTTTTCTCCTCCTGCGGAAGTTATCTCTCCAGAGTGAAGGGTCGGGCTGGTAGGCGGTAACTACAATCCCCATGCTTTCCTCCTCATTTACAGCAAGCACTACATGAATAGGACGATCATTTACGAAGCCCAAGATGAGCATGCTTGGATACGGTTCATCATTTGGATATTCCTCTAATTATCTCGCCTTCCTGGATCACTTTGAGAACCTCCTCATCGGATATCTCCCTTTCGAACATCCGCCTGATAGCGTGAAGGCGAAACTCAATCCTTCTAAGCTTCAAGTTAAAGCTCCTGCATCTGGATTACAGTTTTTGTCCAAAGTCCGAGATCCAAGGTCCGAAGTCTTTTGGATCCCTCTTAAGGAACGTAGAACTTTACCACTCAACGGCATCCTGCACCCCCATTAATCATAAGGTCATAAATCATACGCATGCCCAAAAGCCGGGCCAGCACGATGCCGATATTTTCCCCGATAGAGCGATATCTCGGCTCGGCCTCCATTCGTCAGACAAGAA carries:
- a CDS encoding type II toxin-antitoxin system MqsA family antitoxin, which produces MRCVICKKGETRKGYTTVTLERKGVTIVFQNVPAQICGNCGEEYVSAEVTNHLMRMA